A region from the Ciconia boyciana chromosome 1, ASM3463844v1, whole genome shotgun sequence genome encodes:
- the RASSF8 gene encoding ras association domain-containing protein 8: protein MELKVWVDGVQRIVCGVTEVTTCQEVVIALAQAIGRTGRYTLIEKWRDTERHLAPHENPIVSLNKWGQYASDVQLILRRTGPSLSERPTSDSVARIPERTLYRQSLPPLAKLRPPSDKSMKRREPKRKSLTFTGGAKGLMDIFGKSKESEFKQKVLNNCKTTADELKKLIHLQTEKLQCIEKQLESNEAEIRYWEQKYNSSLEEEILKLEQKIKRNEVEIEEEEFWENELQIEQENEKQLKEQLQEMRQRILECESKLKDYVSQIHNMESGLEAEKLQREVQESQVNEEEVKEKIEKVKGEIDIQGQQSLRLENGIKAVERSLGQATKRLQDREQELEQLTKELRQVNLQQFIQQTGTKVTVLPADPIEVEAPHVELEREPTFQSGSLKRPGSSRQLPSNLRILQNPLSSGFNPEGIYV, encoded by the exons GTCGTACCGGCAGGTACACGCTGATCGAGAAATGGCGGGACACGGAGAGGCACCTGGCACCGCACGAAAACCCCATCGTGTCGCTGAACAAGTGGGGGCAGTACGCGAGCGACGTGCAGCTGATCCTGCGCCGCACCGGGCCCTCTCTGAGCGAGCGGCCGACTTCGGACAGCGTGGCTCGCATCCCGGAGAGGACTCTGTACCGGCAAAGCTTACCTCCCCTGGCCAAGCTGAGGCCTCCCAGCGACAAATCCATGAAGAGGAGGGAGCCGAAAAGGAAGTCCCTCACCTTCACCGGGGGGGCCAAAGGGTTAATGGACATCtttgggaaaagcaaagaatcCGAGTTCAAGCAGAAGGTGCTCAACAACTGTAAAACAACAGCAGACGAGTTGAAGAAATTGATCCACCTCCAGACGGAGAAACTTCAGTGCATTGAGAAACAGCTGGAGTCCAACGAAGCTGAGATCCGCTACTGGGAACAAAAGTATAACTCCAGCCTGGAAGAAGAAATTCTGAAGCTAGAGCAGAAGATCAAAAGGAACGAAGTGGAGATTGAAGAGGAAGAGTTCTGGGAAAACGAGCTGCAGATCGAACAGGAGAACgaaaagcagctgaaggagcagctgcaggagatgAGGCAGAGGATCCTGGAGTGCGAGAGCAAGCTGAAGGACTACGTGTCTCAGATCCACAACATGGAAAGTGGCCTTGAAGCAGAGAAGTTACAGCGGGAAGTTCAAGAGTCCCAAGTGAATGAAGAAGAGGTCAAGGAAAAGATCGAGAAGGTGAAGGGTGAAATTGATATTCAGGGCCAGCAGAGTCTGAGATTGGAAAATGGCATCAAAGCTGTAGAAAGGTCTTTGGGCCAAGCTACCAAACGGTTACAG GACAGGGAACAAGAACTGGAGCAACTGACAAAGGAGCTGCGACAGGTCAATCTCCAACAGTTCATCCAGCAAACAGGAACAAAGGTCACGGTGCTGCCAGCAGACCCCATTGAGGTGGAGGCCCCGCATGTGGAGCTCGAGAGAG AGCCAACATTTCAGTCTGGGTCACTGAAGCGCCCTGGCTCATCGAGGCAGCTCCCCAGTAACCTTCGGATTCTACAGAATCCCCTGTCGTCTGGTTTTAACCCGGAGGGCATTTATGTATGA